The Oncorhynchus tshawytscha isolate Ot180627B linkage group LG08, Otsh_v2.0, whole genome shotgun sequence genome window below encodes:
- the zgc:109986 gene encoding uncharacterized protein zgc:109986 → MNFSDGKKEIVRLLSRVNPKDLPRLIDWMKNSDEVDDGLIDNQKVILQSISEDLRACLPLEAVLSSESLAIQKTQQNPQPTLHVDAFLYDEDTVDTLCEEGKMSRNYCLNCGTHRTAPLEFISHSFSILELQFLFQHVLPDLTGRLVVDVGSRLGAVLYGGYLYSSAVRLVGVEISAEFVRLQNMAVEKYGFSDRIQVIHGDISTQDSLLQNADVLIMNNVFEYFLQPNDQIKAWYFIVHNFRKKGALLVTVPSLQEALSSHQGGINLSKWVEELPLDYNVYLGKDGDPDAFKSIRLYRVL, encoded by the exons ATGAACTTTTCAGACGGAAAAAAAGAAATCGTACGATTACTCTCCAGAGTAAATCCCAAGGACCTGCCACGTTTAATTGACTGGATGAAAAACTCTG ATGAAGTGGATGATGGATTGATTGACAATCAAAAGGTTATACTTCAAAGTATTTCAGAGGATCTTAGGGCATGTCTTCCTTTGGAGGCTGTGCTCTCCTCCGAGTCCTTGGCTATTCAGAAG ACCCAACAGAACCCCCAGCCCACACTGCATGTGGATGCTTTCCTGTATGACGAAGACACCGTGGATACACTCTGTGAGGAGGGCAAGATGAGCCGCAACTACTGCCTGAACTGTGGCACTCACAGAACAGCTCCCCTGG AGTtcatctctcactccttctcGATATTGGAGCTCCAGTTCCTTTTCCAGCATGTCCTACCAGAcctgactgggagactagtggtGGATGTGGGTTCCAGGCTAGGGGCAGTACTCTATGGG GGGTACCTGTACAGCTCTGCAGTTCGGCTTGTTGGGGTAGAGATCAGTGCAGAGTTTGTCAGGCTTCAGAATATGGCTGTGGAGAAGTATGGCTTCAGTGACCGAATACAG GTCATCCATGGAGATATCAGTACTCAGGATTCCCTGTTACAGAATGCAGATGTTCTCATCATGAACAATGTGTTTGAGTACTTTCTACAGCCCAATGACCAAATTAA AGCCTGGTATTTTATCGTTCACAATTTCCGCAAGAAAGGTGCTCTATTGGTTACAGTTCCAAGCCTCCAGGAAGCACTTTCTTCACATCAG GGAGGGATCAACCTCAGCAAGTGGGTAGAGGAACTACCTCTGGATTACAACGTCTATCTGGGGAAGGACGGTGACCCGGACGCATTCAAAAGTATACGCCTGTATAGGGTACTGTGA